In a genomic window of Phaenicophaeus curvirostris isolate KB17595 chromosome Z, BPBGC_Pcur_1.0, whole genome shotgun sequence:
- the GIN1 gene encoding LOW QUALITY PROTEIN: gypsy retrotransposon integrase-like protein 1 (The sequence of the model RefSeq protein was modified relative to this genomic sequence to represent the inferred CDS: inserted 3 bases in 2 codons; substituted 4 bases at 4 genomic stop codons) produces MAGEPKLTNRVLHPIYVILGIKLRDHEGLALFCDGRCPHKTRHEIRGKAGPGYAPRPPRSADDRGAPAAPQVRAKDKGLSHPALGRRTGRAAPGPARRGTARPAARRPGSAGPRLGPRRPKGAGPGGGGQARAAGAIASPTRASDRRGAAARRRRSAPRGPASPPPPLPGAPRLRREGAEQAPHTSARTGARPGPGGCRRPRRKAGEESRGGSGGQKIAPAHLRACARLAAPGGGRARSRLPRAPPRPARCTLGAALFGTGVVLDRCPGGAVGVIPEGGGCRRHGSAFTCLPLSPRQRCCHLQHGFHPDRLLAVVCTDKNGGLHLKQTAYYKXAGEYHPTTLSSEKSGTRRGAKKFVFKVFVGKDRKQMRLVIVSDEEKKKVLNKCHENAAGIRHGISRTLNLVDSNYYWTSVTNDVKQWVYAXQHCQVVNXSTALKTRPVKSEVPWTAVTIDLMGPFNGTDRSCKYIIIMIDLFTRWAVILPLHDPSAAEIAKAIIYVFSFYGPPQKMPVDQGKELVYRINEELFALFGMKQIVLSYPQTDDINERTCKTIKAFLNKYCSDHPNNQDEHLSAIAYAFNLTDLVCEDQNTPYFQMFNHNPHVVETMNTCMEGEYSMXKIFEATKKASQTLXEEKTSNCHVEKSTSDEQKIINKITVKRKPKQLNILQLKVGHEVLRQRKNCWKGGHYQSEWVGPCAIDXITDNGCAILRDVTGSRLKIPIKMAHLKLYVRGSSEKVYKHYFLQGAVVVDHNYISLPERSHNPSQQDSVAEGEINAYTRYMSSGQMPPAACKDHESMHGKYQPKLTEDHCIESNNAKLEQWPSPCWTLQTKIEDSSA; encoded by the exons ATGGCAGGTGagcctaaactgaccaacagagtgcTCCATCCCATATACGTAATACTTGGTATAAAATTGAGAGACCACGAGGGTCTCGCTCTCTTCTGCGATGGCCGATGTCCA CACAAAACACGACACGAGATCCGCGGAAAAGCCGGACCCGGTTACGCGCCACGCCCACCACGTTCCGCCGACGATCGCGGCGCACCGGCCGCGCCTCAGGTCCGCGCGAAAGACAAAGGGCTCTCCCACCCCGCCCTCGGGCGCCGGACGGGCCGAGCGGCTCCCGGCCCCGCTCGTCGTGGgaccgcccgccccgccgcccgccgccccggctCCGCAGGGCCTCGGCTCGGCCCGCGCCGTCCCAAAGGGGCCGGTCCCGGCGGCGGAGGGCAGGCACGGGCCGCGGGAGCGATCGCCTCACCTACCCGCGCGTCCGACCGAAGAGGCGCCGCCGCTCGGCGCCGCCGCTCGGCGCCGCGCGGCCCCGCGTCGCCCCCTCCGCCACTTCCGGGGGCGCCGCGGCTCCGGCGGGAAGGGGCCGAGCAAGCGCCGCATACCTCTGCCAGAACAGGCGCGCGCCCGGGTCCCGGCGGCTGCCGGCGGCCTCGCCGCAAAGCCGGGGAGGAGTCGCGGGGCGGCAGCGGCGGGCAAAAGATCGCGCCGGCACACCTCCGCGCGTGCGCGAGGCTGGCGGCGCCGGGCGGGGGCCGCGCCCGCTCGAGGCTCCCGCGCGCCCCGCCTCGCCCCGCGCGGTGCACGTTGGGGGCTGCGCTCTTCGGGACGGGGGTCGTTCTGGATCGCTGCCCGGGTGGGGCGGTTGGTGTCATCCCTGAGGGAGGCGGTTGCCGGCGCCACGGCAGTGCTTTTACTTGCTTGCCTCTGTCGCCAAGGCAGCGCTGCTGCCATCTGCAGCACGGCTTCCATCCTGACCGCCT GTTAGCAGTGGTCTGCACGGATAAAAATGGTGGCCTCCACCTGAAGCAGACAGCATACTACAAGTGAGCAGGGGAATATCATCCCACAACATTATCAAGTGAAAAAAGTGGAACCAGGAGAGGAGccaaaaaatttgttttcaaag tctttgttggaaaagacagaaaacaaatgcgCCTGGTGATAGTTTcagatgaagagaagaaaaaa gttctgaat AAATGCCATGAAAATGCTGCTGGCATTCGTCATGGTATATCAAGGACACTGAATTTAGTGGACTCTAATTACTACTGGACCTCTGTAACAAATGATGTCAAGCAGTGG GTATATGCTTAACAGCACTGCCAAGTGGTGAA CTCTACAGCACTGAAAACACGTCCTGTCAAATCAGAGGTCCCATGGACAGCAGTCACTATAGACCTAATGGGACCTTTCAATGGTACTGACAGAAGCTGTAAGTACATCATAATTATGATAGATTTGTTTACAAGATGGGCTGTTATCTTGCCACTGCATGAcccttcagcagctgaaattgCTAAAGCAATCATatatgtgttttccttttatggGCCACCTCAAAAAATGCCTGTTGATCAAGGGAAGGAGCTGGTTTATCGG ataaATGAAGAACTGTTCGCACTGTTTGGAATGAAACAGATTGTGTTATCCTACCCTCAGACAGATGACATTAATGAAAGAACATGCAAGACAATCAAAGCTTTCCTTAACAAATACTGCAGTGATCATCCAAATAACCAGGATGAACATTTGTCTGCTATTGCCTATGCTTTCAATTTGACAGATTTGGTATGTGAAG ATCAAAACACCCCctattttcaaatgtttaatCATAACCCGCATGTTGTTGAGACTATGAATACATGCATGGAAGGAGAATACAGTA GCAAAATCTTTGAAGCAACTAAAAAAGCCAGTCAAACACTGTAAGAAGAGAAAACCTCGAATTGCCAC GTTGAGAAAAGCACTTCAGATGAACAAAAAATCATAAACAAAATCACTGTCAAAAGGAAGCCAAAGCAATTAAATATCCTTCAACTTAAAGTTGGTCATGAAGTCCTCAGGCAAAGAAAAAACTGTTGGAAAGGTGGTCATTACCAGTCAGAATGGGTTGGTCCTTGTGCTATAGATTAAATCACAGATAATGGCTGTGCAATATTAAGAGATGTCACAGGATCCAGGCTGAAAATACCTATCAAGATGGCTCACCTCAAGCTATACGTAAGAGGGTCCAGTGAAAAGGTAT ACAAACATTACTTTTTACAGGGTGCAGTAGTTGTTGATCACAATTATATTAGCTTACCTGAAAGATCCCATAATCCAAGCCAACAAGACTCTGTTGCTGAAGGGGAAATAAATGCCTATACAAGATATATGTCTTCTGGGCAAATGCCACCTGCAGCCTGCAAAGACCATGAATCAATGCATGGTAAATATCAGCCTAAGCTGACAGAAGATCATTGCATTGAATCAAACAATGCAAAGCTGGAGCAATGGCCTTCACCTTGCTGGACTCTTCAGACCAAGATAGAGGATTCTTCAGCATAG